Proteins from one Salaquimonas pukyongi genomic window:
- a CDS encoding LysR family transcriptional regulator, producing the protein MDTITRMKAYIEVVESEGYSAAARKMGRSKALLSKYVRELEDDLGVLLINRTTRQFSLTESGEKYYRSCLEILRQIEDARENVRDDDGEVDGTLRITAPRSLGAVESMLPLVEFAKAYPAVRMIVSLDDRVTDLVEERFDVAIRVGVLADSSLIAKKLMGNRLLFCATPAFLKKHGVPDHPSQIADWPNIIDTNWRGRNTWPFVDENGTAFTQTVRSVMDVNDPEVCKRAALAGLGVTMVPEFCVKDELADGSLVSILEDFVPEGSAFYVVYPDRRHISAKVRVFVDFMDAWFKKER; encoded by the coding sequence GTGGACACAATAACCCGCATGAAGGCCTATATCGAGGTTGTAGAAAGCGAGGGGTATTCCGCTGCCGCCCGCAAGATGGGCAGATCCAAGGCCCTGCTGTCCAAATATGTGCGTGAGCTGGAAGATGACCTGGGCGTTCTGCTCATCAACCGTACCACGCGGCAGTTTTCGCTGACCGAGTCCGGTGAGAAATACTACCGTTCGTGCCTGGAAATCCTCAGGCAGATCGAAGACGCGCGGGAAAACGTGCGGGATGACGATGGGGAGGTGGACGGCACGCTTCGCATTACCGCGCCACGTTCGCTTGGCGCCGTCGAATCAATGCTGCCGCTGGTTGAATTTGCCAAGGCTTATCCGGCGGTCCGAATGATCGTCTCGCTGGATGACCGGGTAACCGATCTTGTGGAAGAACGGTTTGATGTGGCGATCCGGGTGGGCGTTCTGGCCGACTCTTCCCTCATCGCCAAGAAGCTGATGGGCAACCGGTTGCTGTTTTGCGCCACCCCGGCTTTTCTGAAAAAACATGGCGTACCCGATCACCCTTCGCAGATTGCGGACTGGCCCAACATCATCGACACCAATTGGCGCGGCCGTAACACCTGGCCCTTTGTCGATGAAAACGGCACTGCGTTTACACAGACCGTGCGGTCGGTGATGGATGTCAACGATCCGGAGGTGTGCAAACGGGCGGCACTGGCCGGTCTGGGGGTGACGATGGTGCCGGAGTTTTGTGTTAAGGACGAACTGGCGGATGGAAGCCTGGTGTCGATCCTGGAGGATTTCGTTCCGGAAGGTTCTGCTTTCTATGTGGTCTATCCCGACAGGCGTCACATTTCAGCCAAGGTGCGTGTGTTTGTCGACTTCATGGATGCCTGGTTCAAAAAGGAACGCTGA
- a CDS encoding CobW family GTP-binding protein has product MPDTAEASRQIPVTVLTGYLGAGKTTLLNRILTEDHGRKYAVIVNEFGEIGIDNDLIVETDEEIYEMNNGCICCTVRGDLIRVVQNLMKRPGRFDAVIVETTGLADPAPVAQTFFMDDEVRAKSRLDSVIAFADAKHLPMRLKDSPEAEDQIAFADIVLLNKTDLVAEDELAKVESVIRQINPSARIFRTSRANVALKEILEQGRFDLARVIESDPQFLEFDDSHVCGPDCDHDHHGHDHDGHHHGHDHKHDHQRGHEHGHQHGHGGLDEKIHDTTIGTVSLSAGEVDPQKFFPWIQAITQSDGPDILRLKGIVAFKDDPERYVVQGIHMIIEGDHQRAWKHDETRRSRIVFIGRNLDREKLERTFAACAG; this is encoded by the coding sequence ATGCCTGATACGGCAGAGGCCAGCCGGCAGATTCCCGTGACCGTTCTCACCGGCTATCTGGGTGCGGGAAAGACAACCTTGCTCAACCGCATCCTGACGGAGGATCACGGACGCAAATATGCGGTGATCGTCAACGAATTTGGAGAGATCGGCATCGACAATGATCTCATCGTGGAAACCGATGAGGAAATCTACGAAATGAACAATGGCTGTATCTGCTGCACGGTGCGCGGCGATCTCATCCGTGTCGTGCAGAACCTGATGAAGCGGCCAGGCCGGTTCGATGCCGTTATTGTCGAAACCACGGGGCTTGCCGACCCGGCGCCCGTTGCCCAGACCTTTTTCATGGATGACGAGGTGCGCGCCAAGTCGCGGCTGGATTCAGTGATTGCGTTTGCCGATGCCAAGCACCTCCCGATGCGTCTGAAGGACAGCCCGGAAGCTGAAGACCAGATCGCGTTTGCCGATATCGTGCTGCTCAACAAGACCGATCTGGTGGCAGAAGACGAGTTGGCGAAAGTTGAATCGGTGATACGCCAGATCAACCCTTCGGCCCGGATTTTCCGCACCAGCCGGGCCAATGTGGCACTCAAGGAAATTCTCGAACAGGGCCGTTTCGATCTGGCCCGTGTCATCGAAAGCGATCCGCAGTTTCTCGAATTCGACGACAGTCACGTTTGCGGGCCGGACTGCGATCATGATCACCATGGGCATGACCATGATGGGCATCATCACGGCCACGATCACAAGCACGATCATCAGCGCGGGCATGAACACGGGCATCAGCACGGGCATGGCGGGCTGGATGAGAAAATTCATGATACCACCATCGGCACGGTGTCGCTGTCAGCCGGGGAAGTCGATCCGCAAAAGTTTTTTCCATGGATACAGGCCATCACCCAGTCTGATGGGCCGGATATTCTCCGTCTCAAGGGCATTGTCGCCTTCAAGGACGACCCTGAACGCTATGTGGTGCAGGGCATTCACATGATCATCGAGGGCGATCATCAGCGTGCCTGGAAGCATGACGAAACACGCCGAAGCCGTATTGTCTTTATCGGGCGAAACCTCGACCGTGAAAAGCTGGAACGCACGTTTGCAGCCTGTGCCGGGTGA
- a CDS encoding creatininase family protein: MSEERLLPDLDFAAIDFGALEGEDLSHWIAVLPLGATEQHGPHLPVETDTLIAGGISARLSKKVSGKLPVTFLPVQEIGYSPEHMDYPGSKSLTYDEAIEKWTAIGGMLAKRGICKLLLLNAHGGNSPLMTIVATELRVHKQMLCVATSWTRFGYPQSVIGPQDAALDIHAGLIETSLMLALHPNKVSMEKAQHFSSRQAHFISQNRHLAAYGKHAFGWKMQDLNPLGATGDAASATAEKGQKLLDHAVCSLADLLADIDRFDLSEFERQPDVQ, from the coding sequence ATGAGTGAAGAACGGCTGCTGCCCGATCTGGATTTTGCCGCAATCGATTTTGGTGCGCTTGAAGGTGAGGATCTTTCCCACTGGATTGCGGTACTGCCACTCGGCGCAACCGAACAGCACGGGCCGCATCTGCCGGTTGAAACCGACACGCTGATTGCCGGGGGCATTTCAGCACGGTTGAGCAAGAAGGTTTCGGGCAAGCTGCCGGTGACCTTTCTGCCGGTACAGGAAATCGGCTATTCGCCCGAACACATGGACTATCCGGGCAGCAAGTCGCTCACCTATGATGAGGCCATTGAAAAATGGACCGCAATCGGCGGGATGCTTGCAAAACGCGGTATCTGCAAACTGCTGCTGCTCAACGCCCATGGCGGCAACTCGCCACTGATGACGATTGTGGCGACGGAATTGCGGGTGCATAAGCAGATGCTGTGCGTGGCAACGTCCTGGACCCGTTTCGGCTATCCGCAGTCCGTGATCGGGCCGCAGGATGCAGCCCTCGATATCCATGCCGGGCTGATTGAAACGTCGTTGATGCTGGCGCTCCACCCGAACAAGGTGTCCATGGAGAAGGCGCAGCATTTTTCCTCCCGGCAGGCGCACTTTATAAGCCAAAACCGGCATCTGGCCGCTTATGGCAAACATGCATTCGGTTGGAAGATGCAGGATCTGAATCCGCTGGGCGCGACGGGGGATGCTGCTTCCGCGACCGCGGAGAAGGGCCAGAAGCTGCTTGATCATGCCGTCTGCAGCCTTGCTGATCTGCTGGCCGATATCGACCGCTTTGATCTTTCAGAGTTTGAACGGCAGCCTGATGTTCAATGA
- a CDS encoding 8-oxoguanine deaminase → MSANTKRTWLKEPLAILAEGSDGGVVVEGSRIVELVPAGTHPAGIAETVDCSRLVMIPGLINTHHHFYQTLTRAHPDAINKELFDWLKALYPVWGKALNRESFRLATRLALTELLMSGCTAASDHHYVFPAGLGDAMDIQVEEAERLGMRITLNRGSMDLSQKDGGLPPDSVVQTTEEILKDCERVIKAWHDPAEGSFNQVALAPCSPFSVTTELMKQTAKMAKSCDCRLHTHLGETHDEDAYCLEKFKCRPVDYLEETGWLADRTWLAHGIHFNDEEVERLGKAKVGICHCPTSNMVLASGICRTRELETAGVKVGLGVDGSASNDNSNMMEGVRHALMINRLKYGAAAVTHADALRWATEGSAACLGRTDIGRIAPGMQADIAFYGLDELRFSGAGDALAALVLCGAHRAEKVMTGGKWCLEEGLPLGVDIEKLRAEHGAIARKLAGAVT, encoded by the coding sequence ATGAGCGCAAACACCAAAAGAACCTGGCTGAAGGAGCCGCTGGCCATACTGGCTGAGGGATCGGATGGCGGTGTGGTCGTCGAGGGCTCGCGGATTGTAGAGCTGGTGCCGGCCGGCACCCATCCGGCAGGGATTGCAGAAACGGTGGATTGCAGCCGGCTGGTGATGATCCCCGGGCTCATCAACACCCATCATCACTTTTATCAGACGCTGACGCGGGCACATCCCGATGCGATCAACAAGGAACTGTTCGACTGGCTGAAGGCGCTTTACCCGGTCTGGGGCAAGGCGCTCAACCGGGAGAGTTTCCGGCTGGCGACGCGGCTTGCGCTTACCGAGCTTCTCATGTCCGGCTGTACGGCGGCTTCCGATCACCACTATGTTTTTCCTGCCGGTCTTGGCGATGCCATGGATATCCAGGTTGAGGAGGCGGAGCGGCTTGGCATGCGCATCACCCTCAACCGGGGAAGCATGGATCTGTCGCAAAAGGATGGCGGGCTGCCGCCCGACAGCGTGGTGCAGACGACAGAGGAAATCCTGAAAGACTGCGAACGCGTGATAAAGGCCTGGCACGATCCTGCCGAAGGCTCGTTCAACCAGGTTGCCCTGGCGCCGTGCTCGCCCTTTTCGGTGACCACGGAACTGATGAAGCAGACGGCAAAAATGGCCAAATCCTGTGACTGCCGTCTTCACACCCATCTTGGGGAAACCCACGATGAGGACGCCTATTGCCTTGAAAAATTCAAATGCCGTCCGGTGGACTATCTGGAAGAAACCGGCTGGCTGGCAGACCGGACGTGGCTTGCCCATGGCATTCACTTCAATGATGAGGAAGTTGAGAGGCTGGGCAAAGCGAAGGTGGGCATTTGCCACTGCCCGACCTCGAACATGGTGCTTGCCTCGGGCATCTGCCGAACGCGGGAACTGGAAACCGCCGGCGTGAAGGTGGGGCTGGGTGTCGATGGTTCTGCCTCCAACGACAACTCCAATATGATGGAAGGTGTGCGGCATGCGCTGATGATCAACCGGCTAAAATACGGGGCTGCGGCGGTTACCCATGCAGATGCCCTGCGCTGGGCAACGGAAGGGTCTGCAGCCTGTCTCGGGCGCACGGATATCGGCCGTATTGCACCGGGCATGCAGGCGGACATCGCCTTCTACGGGCTGGACGAGTTGCGCTTTTCCGGTGCAGGGGATGCGCTGGCAGCGCTGGTATTATGCGGCGCGCACCGGGCTGAAAAAGTGATGACCGGCGGCAAATGGTGCCTTGAGGAAGGCTTGCCGCTTGGTGTGGATATTGAAAAACTGAGGGCTGAACACGGGGCGATTGCCCGCAAACTGGCCGGGGCCGTAACATGA
- a CDS encoding MarR family winged helix-turn-helix transcriptional regulator: MAVSKIPPLSARLLAVAGRIRSKRAADLSAKNLSEGHDGYLMAIHRNPGITMGDLASLLEISPSSTTKIATKLEALGLVRREASRIDSRQNHAFLTDDGTQMVNDIAIGHGDYDAELVSRLKGKDADRLMAILDRLEGRNEPVGKKPRKAGKKKRSDGKKDGKKKPKKQKKAK, encoded by the coding sequence ATGGCAGTCAGTAAAATTCCTCCCCTTTCCGCACGTCTGCTGGCCGTTGCCGGAAGGATTCGCAGCAAGCGGGCCGCCGACCTTTCGGCAAAAAATCTCTCGGAAGGCCATGACGGCTACCTGATGGCAATTCACCGCAATCCGGGAATTACCATGGGCGACCTCGCCTCCCTGCTGGAAATCAGCCCGTCCTCGACCACCAAGATCGCCACCAAACTGGAGGCGCTCGGACTGGTGCGCCGGGAAGCTTCACGGATCGACAGCCGGCAAAACCACGCTTTTCTTACCGATGACGGCACGCAAATGGTAAACGATATCGCCATCGGCCATGGCGATTACGACGCCGAGCTCGTCAGCCGGCTGAAAGGCAAGGATGCCGACCGCTTGATGGCCATCCTCGACCGGCTTGAAGGCCGGAACGAGCCAGTTGGCAAAAAACCCAGAAAGGCCGGCAAAAAGAAGCGTTCCGACGGCAAGAAGGACGGCAAGAAAAAGCCGAAAAAGCAGAAGAAGGCCAAATAG